The Gammaproteobacteria bacterium genome includes a window with the following:
- a CDS encoding GNAT family N-acetyltransferase — translation MQIRRDDLTGPEITALLHEHLEHMHEISPPGTMHALPPEALRHPDITFWSGW, via the coding sequence TTGCAGATCCGCCGCGATGACCTTACCGGGCCTGAAATCACGGCGCTGCTGCACGAACACCTCGAGCACATGCACGAGATTTCGCCACCGGGGACCATGCACGCGCTGCCGCCGGAAGCCTTGCGACATCCGGATATTACTTTCTGGTCAGGCTGGGA